The segment CCATTCCCTTACTGCAACGACTTGCCGACCAATAATCCTGAGAGGACCCGAGATGGCTGTAACAACTTTAGATGCAAAAACCGCCCTGATTGTGATTGACCTGCAACACGGGATCGTGGCGCTGCCTGTGGTGCACGACCCGAAAGTGGTGATTGAGCGTTGTCAGCGTCTTACTGATGCCTTCCGTGCGCACGATCTGCCGGTGGTGCTGGTGAATGTGGCGGGTGGTGCGCCAGGCCGTAACGAGCAGGCGCGTCATAGCGGTGAACTGCCGGCTGACTGGGCGGTACTGGTGCCGGAAATGACGCCACAACCGGGCGACATTAGCGTGACCAAGAAAACCTGGGGTGCCTTCCACAACACCGGTCTGCATGAGCAGCTGCAACAACGCGGTGTCACTCAGGTGGTGGTGTGCGGTATCGCGACCAGCATCGGTGTGGAGTCTACCGCGCGTCAGGCGTATGAACTCGGTTACAACGTCACGCTGGCGACAGACGCCATGACCTGCCTGAATGCGGATACCCATCAGAACAGCGTGGAGCGTATTTTCCCGCGCCTGGGCGAAACCGGTTCAACCGAGGATGTGTTGGCGCTGTTGGGTTAATAAACATTGCGCGATGAATCGCGCCGCTACGATTTACCACCCCCGCTCGTAGCGGCGCAATTTACCACACACGCTTGTAGCGGCGCGATTTATCGCGCTAATCCCACGGATTCAACAGCATCAACCCCTCCCGGTAAAATCTCGCACATTACGCGTTACCAGAACCATGTCATGATGAATCGCCGTAGCGGCAATTAACGCATCCGTCGCCGGGCGCACAGGCGGCAGACAGCGCTGTCAATATCCAACGTCCTCCAGGCAAATTCAATCAGCACCCGTTCTTGATACCAGCGCTGCAAACGGTGGGCCTGCGTCGGATCTTTACGCGCAAATTTAAGGATACCTTTTTCAATTTCTATCAACGTGAGGGCGGAGATACACATATCCTCCGCATTGAGGCTATATCTAAGCATAAAAAAAGCCCTGCCAAACATCATGTCTGACAGGGCTTTGTTTTTTTAATTACTGGAACGCGTAGCTCACGGTCAGGCCGACGCTGTAGTTACGACCCGGCGCCGGTTCGTAATAGCGGCCATTACTCTCGTTAACGATCACCGAACCGATGTAGTTGCGGTCGAACAGGTTATCGACGCGACCAAACAGATCCAGCGTCCAGCTCTCTTTAATCAGCCACTTATAACCACTGTTCAGGCCCACCACGGTGTATGCCGGGGCTTTCACATCGTTTTCATCATCGGCGGCGATGTCGCTCATATAACGCACATCGGCTCCGGCATACCAGCCCAGATCCGGCGCATAAGACAGACCGGCATACGCCATGCTGCGCGCGATCCCCGGAATGCGGTTGCCGTCACAGCTCTCGGTGCCACAGGCGTTGCTGCGGTAGCGTGCATCGAGCAGCGTCCAGGCAGCCTTCACACGCCAGTCTTCGCCAAATTGCTGATCAAGGCCCAGCTCAAGACCACGACGACGGGTTTGTCCGGCATTTTTGTAGCTGGTGCGCCCGTTGTTGCTGCTATCCGCAACGATTTCGTTATCCGTATCGGTCTGGAAAATGGCAGCAGTGAGCAGGCCGTAACCAATGCGTTTTTTGCTACCCAGTTCGATCGTGTCGCTGGTGGCCGGTTTCAGACCGAGGTTAAGGCCGGACTGGCCGTCAGAACGGTAGGACAACTCATTGATGGTCGGGGTTTCGAAACCACGCCCCGCAGAGACATAAGCATTCCAGCTATCATCAATGGCGTATTTCAACGACGCGGCAGGCAGCCAGCGGTGGTAACGCGCGTTGCCGCTGTCGTCGCCGTTGCCGGAGGTGATGTAGAAATCGTTGGAGTCGAAATTGACGGTGCTGAAACGCACACCGGCATCCAACGACCATTTATCGGTTAGCTGCCACGCGGTTTGCACGTAAGGATCAAGGTTCCACATCAGATTGCGTTCATTACGACGCATATCCCCCATCACGCCGTAATCGGTGACGCCGTTACTGGTGGTGAAGTTCTCGTAGCCTTTGCGGCGTTCAGTCATGGTTTCATAATCAAGACCGCCGGTCAGCGTTACCGGGATGGTGAACAGCGTATCGCGATGCGTCCAGCGGGTATCGATGCCCTGATAATGGCGGGTCAGGGAGATTACGCCGCCCGGATGGGCTGGGCTGGTCTGCGAGCTTGCCGGAATCGACTGATACTGCGTGGTTTCGCGTACCCCGGCATACATCATCACGCTCAGGTCGTCGTTTTCACTCATCTGGCGCTGATAATGCAGGCCGCCCTGGGTCTGATCGACGGTTTTACGCGCATTGTACAGGCTGACGTTGCTGACCACCTGACGCGGGTTCTGCTCCCATTGCGCCTGGGTTAAACCGCCGGGATCCTGTGCATCGACATGCACGCTGTTGAACAGCAGCGTCAGGGTGCTGACATCATCAATGCGTACGCCGAGCTTGGCGTTGCCGAGGTTCTTTTCTGCTGAGCTGTGATCGCGATAGCCGTGGGTGGTAAAGCGTGAGGCTGAAATGGTGTAGTTGACGTCACCGGCATGGGTGCCATCGCCCGTCGCGCCACTGGCTTTGACGCTGTTGCGCCAACTGCCATAGCTGCCGTACCAGGTGCTGGCTTCCAGCGTGGTGGGCTGCTGCCCGGTTTGGGTGTCTACGTTGATCACCCCACCGGACGAGTTACCGTACAGCGCCGAGAAGGGACCGCGCAGCACTTCAACATGGTCAATCGAGCCGATATCAACGTTGGAGGTCTGACCCTGGCCGTCTGGCATGGTGGCGGGAATGCCGTCGACATACATGCGGATGCCACGCAGGCCATAGGTGGAACGCGAACCAAAACCGCGCACCGAAATTTGCAGGTCCTGAGCATAGTTTTGACGGTTCTGAATTTGCATGCCCGGCACGCCCATCAGATTTTCTGACAGGTTAACGCGCGGGGCCGCGTGACGCATATCGTCGCCGGAGACGACGCTGACCGCCGCAGGCGTATCGAGTTCAGATAAACCGGAACTGTCGGGAGTGGCACTGACCACCAAGGTGTTGCTGGCATCATCAGCGGCCAGCAGTGGCAACGGAAACGCCGCAGGCAGCGCCAGCCACAGCGCCTGGCGCAGTAAAGCTATTTTCATTATGAAAGACCGTAATAAATGAAAGGAAATGAACCGGTTGGAACATAATGAGACATATGTTAATAGTTTTTACCCAGGCTGGCATTACATTTTAAGCTATTTGCCCAATAAAAGGCTGTTACCGTCAGGGGAATAGCAGGGACGGTGAACACATCTGCGGGGGCGGGAGTACTATGGATAGGTTGTCAGGACGTGTTCTATCTGGTTGGACATCGATTTATAAAATTTAAACTGCTCTCCCGCTATGTTGAGAAAAACCGCCTCGTGTATACGCAAGGAATTGAATTTTCTCTTCTTATCTTCAGCGATTCGTATCCGTAAATCTTTAATTATTATTGAACGGTATCCATCATTACCGGGTATTTCTGTCAGGATGCCGTGATAAAGGGTCGCAGGGTCAGATATTTCGTAGAAAGCAACGTCAGCGTCCATTTATTTAACCTGATTAAGCACGGGAGGCTCCCCGCATCATAATTATATCCCGGTATTTTTTCTGCAATGGGAACTAAGACAATCCTGAGGTCATTTTAAGACTGGGTTAACCTCACGACGCGGGTACTGTTGAAATAAAAGAAAGGGGTTCGCCCGGCATTTATAAATAGCCGCTTTAAACCGAGCGGCTATTTTATCTCAGATTACGAACGTGTCGCGATAGGGATACGAAAATCAGTGTGCGTGATTTCTTTAAAAGGATGATTTCCGTAGCGATGACTGAGATTCAGCAGAAGGTGATTTATTGGCTGTCTTCAAGGTTTCTCTGGCAACAGAGTTAGCTCTCGACGAGATGGTGGAAGCAAGATATCCAGTTTGCGTATGCATGTGCTCCACAGGCATGGTTTTATCGTAGTACCAGATTTTATTTATACTTTTATCGAAGCTCACTTTCTTCTTTGAAGAATCACCCGGATTAATATGTGAAGCGTTGAGATGGTTTTCCATTATTCAGGAATTAGAGGAAATTGTTTTGTCGGTTGTGTTGTTTATTGTCAGTGAGAATTTAGTAGGTGAGTGGTTTTTTTAATTTTTTGACTGAGTATACCTGTACCGGAAATAATTATCATAATGCCCTCCATTAGCTAATTGATTCTCAGTTCCTGTTATTTCTCACCTTGCTTAACGTATACAGCAAGTGGTCATTTTTACTCCAGCAACAAGAATAGCCGATTGATACTTTTTTTCAGCGTTTTTTCTGACATAAATACGGCGCGTTCTGCCAAAGTTGGCCGCCTTTCTGACAATGTCTCAGAGCAGGCAGCCAACCTCATCACCACTTCATCTCGCCGCTATTCACCTTCGCGCTCAACGCCAGCGAGCTTTCGTCCGGCAAATTGGGGTAAGCGGCTTTCATCGTCTCAATCACTGCCACCGAACCTTTCTTCTCTGCCAGCGCGGCTTCAAATTTTTGCAGATAATTCAGCGTGAAGGTCACCGCCTCGTCGCCACGCGGGCGGGGGCCAATATAATGACCCGGAATCACCACTTTCGGTTTTAACTGCTGTATTTCACGCAGTACGCTCCGCCACTGCTCGCGACTGGCGGGGGTTTGGGTATCTGCCGTCCAGACGTGAATGCCAGCCGCCACCGCAGTACCGCCGAGAATCGCCCGGTTTGCCGGAATCCAGACATAAGCGGATTTATCCCCGGCGTGACGTAATTCAATACGTTCGCCATCGACGCTGAAACCGGTCTGATAAGTTGTCTGTGGCACAATTAATTGCGTGGGGGCACCACCCGGCATTTTCGGTCCCCAATATTGCAGCTTGGCCTGTTTGGTGGCGTCGATATGTTCCACCACCAGCGGCGAGGCCACGACTTTTACCTGTGGGAAGGCTTTAACAATCGGTTCCAGACCAAAATAGAAGTCAGGATCGCCCGAGGTAATAACAATCTGCGTCAACTTTTTGCCGCTGGCTTTAATCATCTCCACCAGTTTTTCGCCATCTTTCGGGCTGAACTGCGCATCAAACAATATTGCTTCATGTGGGCCAGACACCAGGGTTGAAGACACCGGGAACAACCCCTGTTCCTGCGGGTTGTAGACCTCAAGGTGCAGTGGTGCGGCCAATACCGGGCCTGCGGTCAGCAGCAAACATAACGGTAATTTCTTCATTTTCATCACATATTCCTTTAAGCGGCAGCCTGCCGTCACTAAAAGCCTCATTGTAGGGAAATCTGGGTCTGTTAGAATTCCCGCAATCAGAGATGGTCAGTTTCATAAAACGATCAGATGGGGCGGATATGGACAGAGTGACGGCGGCAACGGTATTTAATCGTATCTGCGAACTGGGGAGCCTGAGTGCGGCGGCGCGGGCGCTGGATATTTCGCGGCCGATGGTAAGTCGCTACCTGGATGAGATGGAGAAGTGGGCCGGAGCGCGTTTACTGCATCGTTCTTCGCGCCGTCTGACCATTACCCCGGCCGGAGAAAAAATCCTCGAAAAAAGCCGTGCACTGGCGCGACTCGCTGAGGACATTGCCGATCAAGGCACACAACGCGACGTGCAGGGCATCCTGCGTGTGGCCTGTGCGCACTCCACTGCCACCCATATTCTGGGGCCGATGATCCCGGCGTTTTTGGCCCGCTACCCGGCGCTGCGCATTGAACTGGAGATTAACAATCAGCCCGTGAGTCTGGTCGGGGAGCGCATCGATCTGGCGGTGCGCATCACTAACGATCCTGAACCAGGCGCAATTGCGCGTCGCCTCGGCGAATGTGTGTCGGTGGTGTGCGCATCACCGGCGTATTTGCAGCAGTACGGCACCCCGCAAACCCCGCAGGACCTGACACAGCATAATTGCCTGCACTACAGCCGTTTTGCCGGGCAACGCTGGCAATTTAATGACCGCAACGGTGAGGTGATCACCACCACCATCAGCGGTAATTTCAGTGCCGGCATCTCTTCGGTGTTGTGCGATGCGGCCAGCGCCGGTTGTGGTGTGGCGATGGTGCCGGAGATGGAGGCACGCGCGGCGATCAACAGCGGGCAGTTACAACGTTTGATGCCAGACTTTACGCCCAAAACGCTGGGTATCTATGGTCTGTATATGTCACGCGATCGCCAGCCTGCGGCCTTGCGCCTGTTTCTGGCGGCGGTGCAGCAGCGCCTGGCTGAGGATGTGCCAGCGGCAAGTTAAAAAATGTTTTCATCGCACCTCTGGCCTGGCTGTGGACCACAATTCCTGTCAGGCTAGCGTGTTTATGCCAAATCAGAGAAGGGAAAGAAGATGAGTCAGCAACCTGTGGTAGCGGTGTTAGGACTGGGCGCAATGGGGCATGCTTTTGCTGCCAACCTGCTGAAAAAAGGCTTTGTGGTACGCGGTTGGAACCGTACCCGCGCCCGTGGCGAAGATTTATTGTCAGCCGGGCTGATGCTGGGTGACAGTGCCATCCAGGCGGTGGACGGCGCAGATGTGGTGATCGCCATGCTGTCTGACGGTGAGACGACTCGCCAGGTGGTACAAGACGCGCAGGGCGCATTGAAGCAGGGCGCTACCCTGTGCCAGATGGGCACCATCGGTGTCGAAGCGACAGATGCGTTAATCGCGGAACTGGCGGCCTCTCGCCCGGATGTGGTGTTTATCGATGCCCCGGTGTCGGGCACCAAGGCCCCGGCAGAAAACGCGCAGATTCTGGTGATGGCGAGCGGCGACCAGAGCAAAGCCGCCGCAGCGGAACAGGTATTTGCGGCGATTGGCAAGGGCACCCAATGGCTGGGTGAGGCCGGTGCCAGTTCGCGTATGAAGCTGGTGGTGAACAGCTGGTTGATTGGTCTGATGCAGAGCCTGGCGGAGAGTACCCGTCTGGCGGAGCAGTTTGGTTTCACCACCGACGATCTGTGGAAAGTGCTGGACGGTGGCCCGCTGGCGGCGCCTTACGCCAAAATGAAACTCGGCATGATTGCCAGCCAGGACTTCACCCCGCAGATGCACCTGATCTGGGCGCTGAAAGATGCCCGTCTGGCGCTGGATGCGGCGGGTGAAGCCAAATTGCCGGCGCTGGAAAATATCGTCGAGGTCTGGCAGCAAGCGGTGGATGCGGGTTACGGCGAGCAGGATCTGGCGGCGGTTTATCAGTTCCTGAAGCGCTAACCCGATGACTGCGGTGCTGAACTTCAGTTTTGCCAGCCGTCCGCTGGTGCCGTACGCCCATGATTATGCGCACGGCGCGGTGGAGCCGTGGCATCACCACGACTGCGCGCAATTGATTCATACCCTGAGCGGCGTGGTGAAGGTGGAGACGCAGCACGGCAGTTGGATCGTGCCGCCCAGCCGGGGCGTCTGGTTGCCTGCGGGTACGCGCCATGCGTTGCAGATTACCGGTCAGGTGGCGGCGCGCACGGTGTTTGTTGATCCGCTGGCGCGTGCTGACCTGCCCGCCAGTTGTCAGGTGGTGCAGATCTCGCCATTGCTGCGTGAACTGATTGTCAGCGCCATCGATCTGCCCGAAAGTTATCAAGCAGGCAGCCGTGCCGAGCGCATCTACGAGTTAATTCTGGATGAAATTCGGGTGATGGATGTGCTGCCGTTCGGCCTGCCGTGGCCGGAGAGCGCACGCTTGTTAACGCTGTGCCAGCAGATCCAGCAGCAACCCGGTGAAAACTGGACGCTGGCGCGGGCGGCGGCGGAATTGTGCGTCGCGGAGCGCACTCTGGCGCGCCACTTCAGTCGCGAAACGGGTTTACAGTTCAGCGACTGGGTGCGGCGCGCCCGTCTTGGCGTCGCCCTGACACGACTGGCGCAGGGCGATTCGGTGCTGGCGGTGGCACTCGATCTGGGTTACGACAGTCCGAGCGCCTTCAGCGCGATGTTTCGCCGTTTGCTGGGTGTTACGCCAGCGAACTACTTTCCTGCGGCAGAAAAGCGTGGGCGGCATTGAGCAACGCCTGCAATGAGGCGCGCGCCACGTCATTATCGATACCTACCCCCCAGGCGCGTTCGCCACGCGTGTTGAGGCAGCTGAGATAGGTGACCGAACGACTGTCGCTGCGTTTGCCGAGCGTATGTTCGTGATAATCCTCAATGCTCAGCGTCAGGCCATAACGCTGGCGCAGTGCCGCCACCGCCGCTGACAGCAAACCGTTGCCTTTACCCTCCACACTGATCTGCTGCGCGCCTTGCTGCACACGGGCTTTCAGTCGCGTTTCACCGGATTCATCGCTGTGGCTCTCTGCTTCCAGCAAGCGACGCGCCGGGTGGGTCAAGCCGTAGTGTTCACAAAACAATTGCCACAGGGCGTGATGGGTCATCTCCTGACCGTGCGCATCGGTCTGTTGCTGCACGATACGGCTGAAATCCTGTTGCAGACCGCGCGGCAGTTGCAGACCGTGATTCTGTTCCAGCAGCCAGGCGGCACCGCCTTTGCCAGATTGGCTGTTCACCCGAATCACCGCCTCATAGCTGCAACCGATATCGGCGGGATCGAGCGGCAGGTAGGGCATCTGCCAGAAAATTTCCTCGCGCTGTGCACGCTCGGCAAAACCTTTGCGAATCGCATCCTGATGCGAACCGGAAAACGCGGTAAACACCAGCTCCCCGGCATAAGGATGACGTGGATGCACCGGCAACTGATTGCAGCGCGTCACCACTTCCAGCACCTGCTGAATATCACTGAAATCGAGCTGCGGGGCGACGCCCTGGGTATAGAGGTTCAGCGCCAGCGTGACCAAATCGACGTTACCGGTACGCTCACCATTGCCAAACAGGCATCCCTCCACACGATCGGCTCCGGCCAGCAGCGCCAGCTCGGCACAGGCGATACCGGTGCCGCGATCGTTATGCGGATGGACGCTGATGCTCACCTGTGAACGCTGGCTAAAGTGACGGCAGAAATATTCAATCTGGTCGGCATACACGTTGGGGGTGTTCACCTCCACGGTGGCAGGCAGGTTAATGATCATCGGCCTTTGCGCATTGGGTTGCCAGATTGCCGCCACCGCTTCACAAATCTCCAGCGCAAATTCCGGTTCGGTAAAGCAGAACGTTTCCGGTGAGTACTGGAAGGTCCAGGCAGTATCGCCCTGGCTGGCGCAGCGTGCGCGGATCTGTCGAGCCGCCGCGCAGGCCAGCTCGATAATCTCGGCCTTGCTCTGGCGAAACACGCGTTCACGGAACAGCGGGGCGGTAGCGTTGTACAGATGGATGATGGCGCGGGGCGCCCCACGCAGCGCTTCAAAGGTGCGATCAATCAAATCGGCACGCGCCTGGGTCAACACCTGAATGGCCACATCGTCAGGGATATGACGTTGTTCAATCAGCAGGCGCACAAAGTCGAAGTCGGTTTGCGAGGCGGCCGGAAACGCCACTTCGATCTCTTTAAAGCCGCAGCGCAGCAGCAGTTGCCAGAATTCCAGCTTGCGCGCGCTGTCCATCGGCGTGGCTAACGCCTGATTACCGTCACGCAGATCGGTCGACAGCCAGCGCGGTGCCTGAGTCAGCTGGCGTGATGGCCACTGACGTTCGGGTAAGTTGATAACCGGGTAAGGGCGATATTTTTCAGCGGGTTGGGTAAGCATTGGGATTCTCCTTATGTTCTGCGGTCAGTGTTGCCGAAACCCGGTGGTGCAGGCTCGCCCATTGCTGACAACCACCCGCGCAAAACTGACAAATCCTGCGTGATAAATCACGCCGCTACCAACCGTGTACCTGGCGTATCAACGCGCGACAAATCCCATCCGACAACCCGTTACCCAACGGTAGTGGCGCGATTTATCGCGCAACATTATGCGCCATCATCGGCTTCCCGGCGGCTGCGGCAGAAAAGTCCTTCTCGCGTTGCATTGCTCAGCAGCAGGCGTGCGCGTAGCATAGCCGCATGTTTTCTTCTTTTTCCTCGCTTATGTCACTTCCCACATTTGATGGTCATAACGATCTGCTGCTGAACCTGTGGCTGCATCATCGTGATAATCCCGCTGAGGTGTTTTTCTCCGGCATTGCAAACGGTCACCTTGATTACCCGCGGATGCAGCAGGGCGGTTTTGCGGGTGGCCTGTTTGCGTTATTTGTGCCACCGCAGCGTTATATCGAGCAGGTTGCCCCGCAGCGTGCGCAGGAGCGCGTGGCGCCACTGGAGATTCTGTGGCAGCAACTCGCCATCCTGAAAACTCTGGTGGCCGAATCACAGGGGCGCGCCCGCCTGTGCCTGAACACGGCGGATATCGCGGCCTGTCGGGCTGAGGGTGTGCTGGCGATGGTGGCGCATATCGAGGGCGCGGATGGTTTTGATGGTGAGGGGGACGCGTTGACAGCGTTTTATCAGGCGGGGGTACGCAGTATCGGACCGTTCTGGAATCTGCCCAATCGTTTCGGCGCGGGCGTCACCGGTAATTTTCCCGGTTCCCCGGACAGCGGCCCCGGTTTAACCTCCGCCGGGGAGGCGCTGATTGTCGCCGCCAATCGGCATCGTATGCTGATTGATGTTTCACACATGAACGAAAAGGCGTTCTGGGATACCGCGCGCTTATCCACCGCGCCGCTGGTCGCCACCCATTCCAACGCGCATGCCCTTTGCCCACAGCCACGTAACCTCACCGATGCGCAATTACGGGCTATCCGCGACAGCGGCGGTATCGTGGGTGTGAATTTTGGTAACGCCTTCTTACGCCCCGATGGTAAACGCGACAGTGATACGCCGCTGATCGAAATTGGTAAACATATTGATCACTTAATGGAGATAATGGGGAGTGATCATGTGGGCTTTGGTTCCGATTTTGACGGCATCAGCACGCCGGACGCCTTAAAAGATGTGTCCGGGCTACCCAGGATCTTCACGCTATTGCGCGAGATTGGCTATGATCAGCCGTTACTGGAGCAGCTTGCCTGGGGTAACTGGCAGCGGGTGCTGAAACAGATTTGGCGGGAATAACACAATTCCCTTACCGAAACAGGGTTGATCTGTTCGTCACATTGGCGCAACATCAGCCCGCGATGTGTATTGCGATCGGGATCACGTTTCTCGGTGCAAACATTCCATGCAGAGAATGCTCTGCGTAAAGAGACTTTAGAGGAAGAATATTATGTGGAAAAAACCTGAATTTGTTGACCTGCGTCTGGGCCTGGAAGTGACTCTGTACATCTCCAACCGCTAAGACTTCTGCCCGCCAATCGCGCGGGCATTTTGTTTTCTTTCTCCGGTCATTTCTCATGTTTATTAAAGTTCTCGGTTCAGCGGCGGGCGGTGGTTTTCCGCAGTGGAACTGTAACTGCGCCAATTGTAGCGGCTTGCGTAACGGCACCATCCAGGCACAGGCACGGACGCAATCCTCGATTATTGTCAGCGATAACGGTGAAGATTGGGTGCTGTGTAATGCCTCACCTGATATCAGCCAGCAAATTGCCCACACGCCAGAACTCAATAAAAAGGGCGTGCTGCGCGGTACCGCGATTGGCAGCATCATTCTTACCGACAGCCAGATCGACCACACCACCGGCTTATTAAGCCTGCGCGAAGGCTGCCCGCATCAGGTCTGGTGCACCCCGGAAGTCCATGCTGACCTGACCAGCGGCTTCCCGATTTTCACCATGTTGCAACACTGGAATGGCGGTTTGCAGCATCATGCGTTGACGCCGCTGGAGCCTTTCAGTGTCGATGTTTGTCGCAATCTTGAGTTCACCGCCATCCCGATTCTCAGCAACGCGCCGCCGTACTCGCCGTTCCGCGATCGTCCACTGCCCGGACATAACGTGGCGCTGTTTATTACCAACCGCGCCAATGGCCAAACCTTGCTGTATGCACCAGGCTTGGGTGAGCCGGATGCGGTGATCATGCCGTGGCTGCAAAAGGCCGATTGCCTGCTGATAGACGGTACCGTCTGGCAGGATGATGAGCTGCTGACCACCGGCGTTGGTAAAAATACCGGCAAAGCGATGGGCCATTTAGCGCTGGCTGAAGAACAAGGTCTGATGGCGTTGCTGGCGTCCTTACCGGCGAAACGCAAAATTTTGATTCATATTAATAACACCAATCCGATCCTCAACGAGCAATCGCCACAGCGTCAGTACCTGACACAGCAGGGCATTGAAGTGAGCTGGGATGGGATGGCGATCCATTTGCAGGAGTCTTCATCGTGATCATTACTGAAGCCCTGACGCCAGCCGCCTTTGAACAGGCACTGCGCGCCAAAGGTGCCTACTACCATATCCATCACCCGTACCACATCGCCATGCACAATGGCGCGGCGACACCGGAGCAGATCAAGGGCTGGGTTGCCAACCGTTTCTACTACCAGACCAACATCCCG is part of the Pantoea phytobeneficialis genome and harbors:
- a CDS encoding AraC family transcriptional regulator encodes the protein MTAVLNFSFASRPLVPYAHDYAHGAVEPWHHHDCAQLIHTLSGVVKVETQHGSWIVPPSRGVWLPAGTRHALQITGQVAARTVFVDPLARADLPASCQVVQISPLLRELIVSAIDLPESYQAGSRAERIYELILDEIRVMDVLPFGLPWPESARLLTLCQQIQQQPGENWTLARAAAELCVAERTLARHFSRETGLQFSDWVRRARLGVALTRLAQGDSVLAVALDLGYDSPSAFSAMFRRLLGVTPANYFPAAEKRGRH
- a CDS encoding LysR family transcriptional regulator, which codes for MDRVTAATVFNRICELGSLSAAARALDISRPMVSRYLDEMEKWAGARLLHRSSRRLTITPAGEKILEKSRALARLAEDIADQGTQRDVQGILRVACAHSTATHILGPMIPAFLARYPALRIELEINNQPVSLVGERIDLAVRITNDPEPGAIARRLGECVSVVCASPAYLQQYGTPQTPQDLTQHNCLHYSRFAGQRWQFNDRNGEVITTTISGNFSAGISSVLCDAASAGCGVAMVPEMEARAAINSGQLQRLMPDFTPKTLGIYGLYMSRDRQPAALRLFLAAVQQRLAEDVPAAS
- a CDS encoding isochorismatase family protein → MAVTTLDAKTALIVIDLQHGIVALPVVHDPKVVIERCQRLTDAFRAHDLPVVLVNVAGGAPGRNEQARHSGELPADWAVLVPEMTPQPGDISVTKKTWGAFHNTGLHEQLQQRGVTQVVVCGIATSIGVESTARQAYELGYNVTLATDAMTCLNADTHQNSVERIFPRLGETGSTEDVLALLG
- the pqqU gene encoding TonB-dependent receptor PqqU — translated: MKIALLRQALWLALPAAFPLPLLAADDASNTLVVSATPDSSGLSELDTPAAVSVVSGDDMRHAAPRVNLSENLMGVPGMQIQNRQNYAQDLQISVRGFGSRSTYGLRGIRMYVDGIPATMPDGQGQTSNVDIGSIDHVEVLRGPFSALYGNSSGGVINVDTQTGQQPTTLEASTWYGSYGSWRNSVKASGATGDGTHAGDVNYTISASRFTTHGYRDHSSAEKNLGNAKLGVRIDDVSTLTLLFNSVHVDAQDPGGLTQAQWEQNPRQVVSNVSLYNARKTVDQTQGGLHYQRQMSENDDLSVMMYAGVRETTQYQSIPASSQTSPAHPGGVISLTRHYQGIDTRWTHRDTLFTIPVTLTGGLDYETMTERRKGYENFTTSNGVTDYGVMGDMRRNERNLMWNLDPYVQTAWQLTDKWSLDAGVRFSTVNFDSNDFYITSGNGDDSGNARYHRWLPAASLKYAIDDSWNAYVSAGRGFETPTINELSYRSDGQSGLNLGLKPATSDTIELGSKKRIGYGLLTAAIFQTDTDNEIVADSSNNGRTSYKNAGQTRRRGLELGLDQQFGEDWRVKAAWTLLDARYRSNACGTESCDGNRIPGIARSMAYAGLSYAPDLGWYAGADVRYMSDIAADDENDVKAPAYTVVGLNSGYKWLIKESWTLDLFGRVDNLFDRNYIGSVIVNESNGRYYEPAPGRNYSVGLTVSYAFQ
- a CDS encoding dipeptidase; its protein translation is MSLPTFDGHNDLLLNLWLHHRDNPAEVFFSGIANGHLDYPRMQQGGFAGGLFALFVPPQRYIEQVAPQRAQERVAPLEILWQQLAILKTLVAESQGRARLCLNTADIAACRAEGVLAMVAHIEGADGFDGEGDALTAFYQAGVRSIGPFWNLPNRFGAGVTGNFPGSPDSGPGLTSAGEALIVAANRHRMLIDVSHMNEKAFWDTARLSTAPLVATHSNAHALCPQPRNLTDAQLRAIRDSGGIVGVNFGNAFLRPDGKRDSDTPLIEIGKHIDHLMEIMGSDHVGFGSDFDGISTPDALKDVSGLPRIFTLLREIGYDQPLLEQLAWGNWQRVLKQIWRE
- a CDS encoding NAD(P)-dependent oxidoreductase; protein product: MSQQPVVAVLGLGAMGHAFAANLLKKGFVVRGWNRTRARGEDLLSAGLMLGDSAIQAVDGADVVIAMLSDGETTRQVVQDAQGALKQGATLCQMGTIGVEATDALIAELAASRPDVVFIDAPVSGTKAPAENAQILVMASGDQSKAAAAEQVFAAIGKGTQWLGEAGASSRMKLVVNSWLIGLMQSLAESTRLAEQFGFTTDDLWKVLDGGPLAAPYAKMKLGMIASQDFTPQMHLIWALKDARLALDAAGEAKLPALENIVEVWQQAVDAGYGEQDLAAVYQFLKR
- the pqqA gene encoding pyrroloquinoline quinone precursor peptide PqqA, which codes for MWKKPEFVDLRLGLEVTLYISNR
- a CDS encoding Vmh family MBL fold metallo-hydrolase, with product MKMKKLPLCLLLTAGPVLAAPLHLEVYNPQEQGLFPVSSTLVSGPHEAILFDAQFSPKDGEKLVEMIKASGKKLTQIVITSGDPDFYFGLEPIVKAFPQVKVVASPLVVEHIDATKQAKLQYWGPKMPGGAPTQLIVPQTTYQTGFSVDGERIELRHAGDKSAYVWIPANRAILGGTAVAAGIHVWTADTQTPASREQWRSVLREIQQLKPKVVIPGHYIGPRPRGDEAVTFTLNYLQKFEAALAEKKGSVAVIETMKAAYPNLPDESSLALSAKVNSGEMKW
- the leuA gene encoding 2-isopropylmalate synthase codes for the protein MLTQPAEKYRPYPVINLPERQWPSRQLTQAPRWLSTDLRDGNQALATPMDSARKLEFWQLLLRCGFKEIEVAFPAASQTDFDFVRLLIEQRHIPDDVAIQVLTQARADLIDRTFEALRGAPRAIIHLYNATAPLFRERVFRQSKAEIIELACAAARQIRARCASQGDTAWTFQYSPETFCFTEPEFALEICEAVAAIWQPNAQRPMIINLPATVEVNTPNVYADQIEYFCRHFSQRSQVSISVHPHNDRGTGIACAELALLAGADRVEGCLFGNGERTGNVDLVTLALNLYTQGVAPQLDFSDIQQVLEVVTRCNQLPVHPRHPYAGELVFTAFSGSHQDAIRKGFAERAQREEIFWQMPYLPLDPADIGCSYEAVIRVNSQSGKGGAAWLLEQNHGLQLPRGLQQDFSRIVQQQTDAHGQEMTHHALWQLFCEHYGLTHPARRLLEAESHSDESGETRLKARVQQGAQQISVEGKGNGLLSAAVAALRQRYGLTLSIEDYHEHTLGKRSDSRSVTYLSCLNTRGERAWGVGIDNDVARASLQALLNAAHAFLPQESSSLA